Sequence from the Azospirillum formosense genome:
AACCACGCCGCCAGCTCCGGACGGCCAACCCGCCAGTCCTCATGCCCGTACCGGAAGTCGAGGTAGCCGAGCGCCACCAGGATGGACAGCGTGCCGATGGTCAGCGTGCCGTCGAGGGCCGGCGCCTCCGCCTCAAGCACGTCGAGCGCGCGGGCCACGGCGCGGCGCTGGCGGTCCGCCCAGGAGTCGGAACGCTCGCCGTCCGGCCGCTGAAGCTCCAGGCGGCGCAGGATGGCGGCGTCGCAGATGCCGTCGGCCAGGGCTTGCTGGCGCAGCGCCGTCCAGCGCGCCGGGCCGGCGGCCGGGAACAGGCGCGGGCCGTCGTGCAGCGAGTCCAGATACTCCGCGATCACCGGGCTGTCGTAGAGCGCCGAACCATCGTCCAGGATCAGGGCCGGCACCTTGCCCAGCGGGTTGTCCGCCGGCAGGTCGGTGTCCGGCGCCCAGGCGTTGGTCACCTGCCTCTCGACCGTCGACTCCAGCCCGCATTCAATGAGGACCATCGCGACCTTGCGGACGTAGGGCGAGGTCGGGCTCCAGCGCAGCTTCATGAAAATCTCCTCCCGTTTTGTGGGCGTCAGCGTAGCGCGACGGTGCGCCGTCTTAAAGGCGGTCCATCCTAAAAGCGGTCCTTGCGGCCGCGGATCTCGGCGAAGACCGCCGCCGGATCGGCTCCGGCCATGCCAAGGGCGGCCTGGACCTCCGGCACGTCGGCGCGCAGGAAGGGATTGGTGGCCTTCTCGACGCCCAGCGTCGAGGGGATGGTCGGCTCCCCGCGCTCGCGCTGCGCGGCAATCTCCGCCGCGCGTGCCTTCAGGGCGGCGTTGTCCGGTTCCACCGTCACGGCGAAGCGGGCGTTGGACAGGGTGTATTCGTGGCCGCAATAGACGCGGGTGTCGTCCGGCAGCCCGCGCAGCTTGACCAGCGAGGTCCACATCTGGGCCGGCGTGCCTTCGAACAGCCGCCCGCAGCCGAGGGCGAACAGCGTGTCGCCGCTGAACAGCGCCTTGGCCTGCGGAAACCAGAAGGCGATGTGGCCGGAGGTGTGGCCGGGGACGAAAAACACCTGCGCGGTGTGCGATCCGAACGAAATGGTCTCGCCTTCGCCCAGGCACGTCTCCATATCGGGAATGCGGGCGACGTCGGCGCGCGGTCCGATCACGTCGGCGCCATAGCGCGCCTTCAGCGTGTGGTTGCCGCCGATGTGGTCGTTGTGGTGGTGGGTGTTGAAGATGTGCGTCAGCGTCCAGCCGCGCCGCTCCAGCTCCGCCAGCACGGGCTGCGCGTCGCCGGGGTCGACGACGCCCACGGCGCCGCTGGCCGGGTCGCGCAGGAGGTAGATGTAGTTGTCGTTGAACGCCGGAATCAGGTGGATGTCCATGGGCTTGGGCCCTCCCGCATGAATGGACGTTTGATCGAAACGTGATAGCCTGGGATGACCATGTACACCGATATCGTCGATCTTCGTGAATTCTACGAGTCCGGGCTTGGTCAGGCGGCGCGGCGGATGATCCGCCGGCGCATCCGCACCATCTGGCCCGACCTGCGCGGCCAGATCGTGCTGGGGGTCGGCTACACGACGCCGTACCTGCAACCCTTCCGCGACGAGGCGGAGCGGGTGTTCTCGATCATGCCGGCGACCCAGGGCGTGACCTTCTGGCCGCCGGGCGGGCCGGGGCTGGTGGCGCTGGGCGACGAGGCGGACCTGCCGCTCGCCGACATGTCGGTGGACCGCGTGCTGCTCGTCCACGGGCTGGAAGGGACGGAACAACTCCGCCCGATGATGCGGGAGATCTGGCGCGTG
This genomic interval carries:
- the gloB gene encoding hydroxyacylglutathione hydrolase, encoding MDIHLIPAFNDNYIYLLRDPASGAVGVVDPGDAQPVLAELERRGWTLTHIFNTHHHNDHIGGNHTLKARYGADVIGPRADVARIPDMETCLGEGETISFGSHTAQVFFVPGHTSGHIAFWFPQAKALFSGDTLFALGCGRLFEGTPAQMWTSLVKLRGLPDDTRVYCGHEYTLSNARFAVTVEPDNAALKARAAEIAAQRERGEPTIPSTLGVEKATNPFLRADVPEVQAALGMAGADPAAVFAEIRGRKDRF
- a CDS encoding glutathione S-transferase N-terminal domain-containing protein; amino-acid sequence: MKLRWSPTSPYVRKVAMVLIECGLESTVERQVTNAWAPDTDLPADNPLGKVPALILDDGSALYDSPVIAEYLDSLHDGPRLFPAAGPARWTALRQQALADGICDAAILRRLELQRPDGERSDSWADRQRRAVARALDVLEAEAPALDGTLTIGTLSILVALGYLDFRYGHEDWRVGRPELAAWFASASDLDSFRRTAPPPA